A region of Geobacillus sp. 46C-IIa DNA encodes the following proteins:
- a CDS encoding aldehyde dehydrogenase: MKTEVIALEKVKAFDCQHFINGRFLPSQSGKTFPNINPATGEVIGTVCEGGKEEIDLAVAAARRALDGPWKRMTTGERIAVLRRIGDLILERKEELARLESLDTGKPYSLSLTLDIPRAAYNFHFFADYLRSVGTEAYQTDEVAINYSIRRPVGVVGLINPWNLPLLLLTWKLAPCLAAGNTAVIKPAEWTPLTATVLAEICKEAGVPDGVVNVVHGFGPDSAGSALTEHPDVDAITFTGETTTGKVIMAAAAKSLKKLSYELGGKNPNIIFADADLDEAIETTLKSSFMNQGEVCLCGSRIYVERSIYKQFLQKFVAKTKELVVGDPFDPKTNVGALISEEHYERVMGYIELAKEEGGRILTGGKRPDGLDQGYYLEPTIIVGVHRNCRIVREEVFGPVVTVMPFDEEEEVIAQANDTHYGLSATIWTNDLRRAHRVAARIEAGIVWVNTWFLRDLRTPFGGMKQSGIGREGGMHSFEFYSELTNICIKL; the protein is encoded by the coding sequence ATGAAAACCGAAGTGATCGCTCTTGAGAAAGTGAAAGCGTTTGACTGCCAACATTTCATCAACGGGCGGTTTTTGCCTTCGCAAAGCGGCAAGACGTTTCCAAATATCAATCCCGCCACGGGGGAAGTGATCGGCACCGTCTGCGAAGGGGGGAAAGAAGAGATTGACCTGGCAGTGGCCGCTGCAAGAAGAGCGCTGGATGGTCCATGGAAGCGGATGACGACTGGGGAGCGGATCGCGGTTTTGCGGCGTATCGGTGATCTCATTTTAGAGCGCAAAGAGGAACTGGCTCGCCTCGAGTCGCTTGATACGGGAAAGCCATATTCGCTCTCCCTCACGTTGGATATTCCGCGGGCGGCGTATAACTTTCACTTTTTCGCCGACTACTTGCGTTCGGTCGGCACGGAAGCGTATCAGACGGACGAGGTGGCCATCAACTATTCGATCCGCCGACCGGTTGGGGTCGTCGGGTTGATCAATCCATGGAATTTGCCGTTACTGTTGTTAACGTGGAAGCTCGCCCCGTGTTTGGCCGCTGGGAATACAGCCGTCATTAAGCCGGCGGAATGGACGCCACTCACCGCAACCGTATTGGCGGAAATTTGCAAAGAAGCCGGGGTGCCGGATGGTGTTGTAAATGTCGTTCATGGGTTTGGACCGGATTCCGCGGGATCAGCGTTGACCGAGCACCCGGATGTTGACGCCATTACGTTCACAGGAGAGACAACAACAGGAAAAGTCATTATGGCAGCGGCGGCGAAATCGTTGAAAAAGCTGTCTTACGAGTTGGGAGGGAAAAATCCGAACATCATTTTCGCCGATGCGGATTTGGACGAAGCGATCGAGACGACGTTGAAATCGAGTTTTATGAACCAAGGAGAAGTGTGTCTCTGCGGGTCGAGAATTTATGTGGAACGGTCGATTTATAAACAATTTTTGCAAAAGTTTGTGGCAAAAACGAAAGAACTCGTTGTTGGCGATCCGTTTGATCCGAAAACAAATGTCGGCGCGCTCATCAGCGAAGAACATTACGAGCGAGTGATGGGCTACATCGAGCTGGCAAAGGAGGAAGGCGGGCGCATTTTAACAGGCGGAAAGCGGCCGGACGGGTTGGATCAAGGATATTACCTCGAACCGACGATCATCGTTGGCGTTCATCGCAACTGCCGCATTGTCCGAGAGGAAGTGTTTGGCCCAGTTGTCACTGTCATGCCGTTTGACGAAGAAGAAGAAGTGATCGCCCAAGCAAACGACACACACTACGGGTTGAGCGCAACGATTTGGACGAATGATTTGCGTCGGGCGCATCGGGTAGCGGCGCGCATTGAAGCGGGAATCGTTTGGGTCAATACGTGGTTTTTGCGAGATTTGCGCACGCCATTCGGAGGCATGAAACAAAGCGGCATTGGGCGTGAAGGAGGCATGCA
- a CDS encoding IclR family transcriptional regulator — translation MARTAEDYLLSSVKNALRILRSFSLDEPEKKVTELASSLGLSKSTVSRLLHTLASEGFVTKDPETQKYRLGLTILQLNTVLTSHLEINREAQPILEKLVDDLEETAHLAMLDDQSVIYIHRVESRQPVQALSHVGRRNPLHCTSSGKVLLAHQKEEDIEAYIQHGLTQFTLNTMTDPRVLREALHAVRRQGYAISIEELREGVASIAVPIRDYTGKVAYALSVIGPVHRFHPYNPGVIAKVKRAANEISEKLGYWPPPSSTRQLT, via the coding sequence ATGGCACGCACTGCAGAAGACTATTTGCTTTCATCCGTCAAAAATGCTCTCCGCATTTTGCGTAGCTTCTCCTTGGATGAACCGGAGAAAAAAGTGACGGAATTAGCCTCTTCCCTTGGATTGTCAAAAAGCACAGTCAGCCGTCTTCTTCACACATTGGCCAGCGAAGGGTTCGTCACGAAAGATCCGGAAACGCAAAAATATCGGCTTGGCTTGACCATTTTGCAACTGAACACGGTGTTGACATCCCATCTAGAAATCAACCGGGAAGCGCAGCCAATACTAGAAAAGTTAGTCGATGACTTGGAAGAAACAGCTCACCTTGCTATGCTTGACGACCAGAGCGTGATCTACATCCATCGGGTCGAAAGCCGGCAGCCTGTTCAAGCTCTTTCACACGTCGGTCGACGAAACCCGCTTCATTGCACAAGCTCAGGCAAAGTGTTGCTTGCCCATCAAAAAGAGGAGGACATTGAGGCATACATCCAGCATGGATTGACCCAATTCACGTTGAACACGATGACGGATCCCCGCGTGTTGCGCGAGGCATTGCACGCCGTTCGACGTCAAGGCTATGCCATCAGCATCGAGGAACTCCGTGAAGGGGTCGCTTCCATCGCGGTGCCGATTCGCGACTACACCGGAAAAGTCGCCTACGCACTCAGCGTGATCGGACCAGTTCACCGCTTTCATCCATACAATCCTGGGGTCATCGCCAAAGTGAAACGCGCGGCGAATGAGATTTCGGAAAAACTCGGCTACTGGCCGCCGCCCTCGTCAACGAGGCAGCTGACATAA
- a CDS encoding amidohydrolase family protein, with product MEKCFDVHTHFIPPEVIQWLKEEQTHVPVHWDDKEKMLTINHQWGFRLKEEFIDLPAYLEAQRRAGVSHSLLSPIPQLFLYDVETAVTAELARLYNDALRRLASIHPDRLSALATVPLNAPEQAALELRRAMKNGLKGAIIGPSVGQKLLTNESFIPFWEEADTLGAILFIHPLLCDDPRLRGRRMTNLIGVPWETTVCAADLLLGGWLDRYPHVRILLAHGGGFLPYQIGRLQKGYDVWRPVASSLQAPPLDYLRRFWFDTVLWDSRALELLIDLVGQERVLPGSDFPFDLSQWPPVQPSLESIQAFLDLP from the coding sequence ATGGAAAAATGTTTTGATGTCCATACGCATTTCATTCCACCCGAAGTGATACAGTGGCTGAAAGAAGAACAAACTCACGTCCCTGTTCATTGGGATGACAAGGAAAAGATGTTGACCATCAACCATCAGTGGGGGTTTCGCCTAAAGGAGGAATTCATCGATCTACCTGCTTATCTTGAGGCGCAGCGGCGGGCGGGCGTCTCCCATTCGCTCCTCTCTCCCATTCCGCAGTTGTTTTTATATGACGTGGAAACCGCCGTCACCGCCGAATTGGCGCGCCTTTATAACGATGCACTGCGGCGCTTGGCCTCAATCCATCCTGATCGCTTGTCGGCCTTGGCGACCGTGCCGCTCAACGCCCCAGAACAGGCGGCTTTAGAATTGCGGCGAGCGATGAAAAACGGGTTAAAAGGGGCAATCATCGGCCCATCTGTCGGGCAGAAGCTCCTCACCAACGAGTCATTTATTCCATTTTGGGAAGAAGCAGATACGCTAGGCGCCATTCTGTTCATTCATCCGCTTCTTTGCGACGACCCACGCCTGAGAGGACGACGAATGACGAATTTGATTGGCGTCCCTTGGGAAACGACCGTTTGCGCTGCTGACTTGCTGCTTGGCGGCTGGCTCGATCGCTACCCGCACGTCCGCATTTTGTTGGCCCATGGCGGCGGCTTTCTTCCCTATCAAATCGGACGGCTACAGAAAGGGTATGACGTATGGCGACCGGTGGCATCTTCACTGCAAGCCCCGCCGCTCGACTATTTGCGCCGCTTTTGGTTTGACACCGTTCTTTGGGACAGCCGAGCGCTCGAACTGTTGATCGATCTCGTCGGTCAAGAGCGAGTGTTGCCAGGATCGGATTTTCCGTTTGACTTATCGCAATGGCCGCCTGTGCAACCAAGCCTCGAATCCATCCAAGCTTTCTTAGACTTGCCATAA
- the ltrA gene encoding group II intron reverse transcriptase/maturase → MALLERILARDNLITALKRVEANQGAPGIDGVSTDQLRDYVRAHWSTIRAQLLAGTYRPAPVRRVEIPKPNGGTRQLGIPTVVDRLIQQAILQELTPIFDPDFSPSSFGFRPDRNAHDAVRQAQGYIQEGYRYVVDIDLEKFFDRVNHDILMSRVARKVKDKRVLKLIRAYLQAGVMTGGVKVQTEEGTPQGGPLSPLLANILLDDLDKELEKRGLKFCRYADDCNIYVKSLRAGQRVKQSIQRFLEKTLKLKVNEEKSAVDRPWKRAFLGFSFTPERKARIRLAPRSIQRLKQRIRQLTNPNWSTSMTERIHRVNQYVMGWIGYFRLVETPSILQNIEGWIRRRLRLCQWHQWKRVRTRIRELRALGLKETAVMEIANTRKGAWRTTKTPQLHQALGKTYWTAQGLKSLTQRYFKLRQG, encoded by the coding sequence ATGGCTTTGTTGGAACGCATCTTAGCGAGAGACAACCTTATCACGGCGCTCAAACGGGTCGAAGCGAACCAAGGAGCACCGGGAATCGACGGAGTATCAACCGATCAACTCCGTGATTACGTCCGCGCTCACTGGAGCACGATCCGCGCCCAACTCTTGGCGGGAACCTACCGGCCGGCGCCTGTCCGCAGGGTCGAAATCCCGAAACCCAACGGCGGCACACGGCAGCTAGGCATTCCCACCGTGGTGGACCGGCTGATCCAACAAGCCATTCTTCAAGAACTCACACCCATTTTCGATCCAGACTTCTCCCCTTCCAGCTTCGGATTCCGTCCGGACCGCAACGCCCATGATGCCGTGCGGCAAGCGCAAGGCTACATCCAGGAAGGGTATCGGTACGTGGTTGACATAGATCTAGAAAAGTTCTTTGACCGTGTCAATCATGACATCCTGATGAGCCGGGTAGCCCGAAAAGTCAAGGATAAACGTGTGCTGAAACTGATCCGTGCCTACCTGCAAGCCGGCGTTATGACGGGAGGAGTGAAGGTGCAGACGGAGGAAGGGACGCCGCAAGGCGGTCCCCTCAGCCCCCTGCTGGCGAACATCCTTCTCGATGATTTAGACAAGGAATTGGAGAAGCGAGGATTGAAATTCTGCCGTTACGCAGATGACTGCAACATCTATGTGAAAAGTCTGCGGGCAGGACAACGGGTAAAACAAAGCATTCAACGGTTCTTGGAGAAAACGCTCAAACTCAAAGTAAATGAGGAGAAAAGTGCGGTGGACCGCCCGTGGAAACGGGCCTTTCTGGGGTTTAGCTTCACACCGGAACGAAAAGCGCGAATCCGGCTCGCCCCAAGGTCGATTCAACGTCTGAAACAACGGATTCGACAGCTGACCAACCCAAACTGGAGCACATCGATGACAGAACGAATTCATCGCGTCAATCAATACGTCATGGGATGGATCGGGTACTTTCGGCTCGTCGAAACCCCGTCTATCCTTCAGAACATCGAAGGATGGATTCGGAGGAGGCTTCGACTCTGTCAATGGCATCAATGGAAACGGGTCAGAACCAGAATCCGTGAGTTAAGGGCGCTGGGACTGAAGGAGACAGCGGTGATGGAGATCGCCAATACCCGAAAAGGAGCTTGGCGAACAACGAAAACGCCGCAACTCCACCAAGCCCTGGGCAAGACATACTGGACCGCTCAAGGACTCAAGAGTTTGACGCAACGATATTTCAAGCTCCGTCAAGGTTGA
- a CDS encoding thioesterase family protein, with protein MDYHFQVRWGDTDAAGIVFYPNFYKWMDEATHHFFAELGYPTTILFEQKIGLPILEAKCQFRFPLVFGGEVRICSAITELREKVFQIVHEFYERETVVAVGYEMRAWASFADGRPKAVPIPTEVKQVLVERLSFRSVESQT; from the coding sequence ATGGATTATCATTTTCAGGTGCGTTGGGGAGACACAGATGCGGCGGGGATTGTCTTTTACCCGAATTTTTATAAGTGGATGGACGAAGCGACGCATCATTTTTTTGCTGAACTTGGCTATCCAACAACAATACTATTTGAACAGAAGATAGGATTGCCGATTTTGGAGGCCAAATGCCAGTTTCGCTTCCCGTTAGTGTTTGGTGGAGAAGTCCGTATTTGTTCAGCGATTACGGAATTACGAGAGAAGGTATTTCAAATTGTCCACGAGTTTTATGAACGTGAAACAGTGGTTGCTGTTGGATATGAGATGAGAGCGTGGGCATCATTTGCTGATGGGAGGCCAAAAGCTGTTCCGATTCCTACCGAAGTGAAACAAGTTTTGGTTGAACGGTTGTCTTTTCGTTCGGTAGAGTCTCAGACGTAG
- a CDS encoding FAD-dependent monooxygenase has translation MTEKTNRRSVLVVGAGPIGLTAALALRHFGLPATILEAEPKDRLRPGSRAIYFHKATLQHLEDIFPGLGKTFAEHGVVWPIKRTLFRGKEVYMKRYPAPDPNALPPFTSLPQVEAEKFLYQACLESGVEFVWEAPVADVKTDEEGVGVITQSGERWACDYLIAADGARSTVRQSVGIEMEGPRTKDYFVVVDVKEDEKDPLPLERVFHYQHPAVDGRNVLFVPFAGGWRIDLQLLDGDAPEQFGSVDGVKQWLPKVMPAKYADRITWVSTYRFFQVVAKSLTDHHHRVLLGGEAAHLFAPFGARGMNSGVPDAIMAAKAIQTALQANTREEAKEAIAAAANERLIAARYNRDCAGIALEHIQGTDPAINMKREVAASLAPILPRLGKWLDEGPYGPKSGPPQLSTKY, from the coding sequence ATGACAGAAAAAACGAATAGACGCTCTGTCCTCGTTGTCGGAGCCGGGCCGATCGGATTAACCGCTGCGTTGGCGCTCCGTCATTTTGGGCTTCCCGCGACCATATTGGAAGCGGAACCAAAAGATCGTCTCCGTCCGGGGAGCCGGGCGATCTACTTCCATAAGGCGACGTTGCAGCATTTAGAGGATATTTTCCCCGGGTTAGGCAAGACATTTGCCGAACACGGCGTCGTATGGCCGATCAAGCGCACGTTGTTCCGCGGCAAGGAAGTGTATATGAAGCGATATCCAGCTCCTGATCCGAACGCGCTTCCGCCGTTTACAAGCTTGCCGCAAGTCGAAGCAGAAAAATTTTTGTATCAAGCCTGCCTTGAGTCGGGAGTCGAGTTTGTCTGGGAGGCACCGGTTGCCGATGTCAAAACCGATGAGGAAGGTGTTGGGGTCATCACCCAATCGGGCGAGCGCTGGGCGTGCGACTATTTGATCGCCGCCGACGGGGCACGTTCGACAGTCCGCCAATCGGTCGGCATCGAAATGGAAGGGCCGCGAACGAAAGACTACTTTGTCGTCGTTGATGTCAAAGAAGATGAAAAGGATCCGCTGCCGCTTGAACGGGTGTTTCACTACCAACATCCGGCTGTGGACGGGCGCAACGTTCTCTTTGTGCCGTTTGCCGGCGGATGGCGCATTGATTTGCAGCTGCTTGACGGTGATGCCCCCGAACAGTTCGGCAGTGTTGACGGCGTGAAACAATGGTTGCCAAAAGTGATGCCGGCAAAATATGCCGACCGCATTACCTGGGTGTCAACGTATCGTTTTTTCCAAGTTGTTGCTAAGTCGCTTACCGATCATCATCACCGTGTGCTGTTGGGTGGCGAAGCCGCCCACCTGTTCGCCCCGTTTGGCGCCCGCGGCATGAACTCTGGTGTGCCGGATGCGATTATGGCGGCCAAGGCGATTCAGACAGCACTTCAGGCCAACACGCGTGAAGAAGCAAAAGAAGCCATTGCCGCAGCTGCCAATGAGCGCCTGATCGCGGCGCGATACAACCGCGATTGTGCGGGGATTGCGTTAGAGCACATTCAAGGAACGGACCCAGCGATCAATATGAAACGGGAAGTGGCCGCTTCATTGGCGCCGATTTTGCCGCGCCTTGGCAAGTGGCTCGATGAAGGGCCGTACGGGCCGAAATCGGGACCGCCGCAGCTGTCGACAAAATATTGA
- a CDS encoding MFS transporter, producing the protein MEKGWQRYHTIWLMLFLGWVVSYIDRTLTGPVVTWMIENKVEFLAESSNPHALGGLLGSLFFAGYMLTQFPGGYFGDKFGYRVIVVISIVWAGVTTLLTGLVGGLVAFIALRVLTGLGEGVFYSNDRSLITQVTPPEKVGLGMGVVLTGLTLGLTIATIATPYVVQLFQPLMGTHAWKAPFLLMGVVTLAVGAMMYKWMRPVNFMTQSESYGPPVSKLLQTSLLFLVTIMALYYATNAMQLSPAMIGLVLTALAVLYIAYIYKTKSEEVGPILKSRNLLLLYLSFIPVLWHLWFYGFWSVAIVQDFGGGTLVSAALIASFNAIAGLIGFPLGGRLADRFADAANGKRNVLAVLTGLLTVFIFIFAFYVMSGGSNPAIMSLILFTSGVFFFALQPVNHALTADFAPPKHKGAAFGMLNLFSEIGALLAPVISGAMRDHSGSWGSALLLDGILMAASLLLVIAVKPSLESRLTTAINAQETDVNH; encoded by the coding sequence ATGGAGAAAGGTTGGCAGCGGTACCATACCATATGGCTAATGCTCTTTTTAGGCTGGGTTGTTTCTTACATTGATCGGACGTTAACAGGACCTGTTGTTACGTGGATGATCGAAAACAAGGTCGAATTTTTAGCGGAATCGTCCAATCCCCACGCGCTTGGGGGATTGCTTGGCAGCCTGTTTTTTGCTGGGTACATGCTCACACAATTCCCCGGCGGATATTTCGGCGACAAGTTTGGCTATCGTGTCATTGTCGTCATCAGCATTGTATGGGCCGGTGTGACGACGCTGTTGACCGGGTTAGTCGGTGGCTTGGTAGCGTTTATCGCCTTACGTGTGCTTACCGGGCTTGGGGAGGGCGTCTTTTATTCGAACGACCGCTCCTTGATCACCCAAGTGACGCCGCCGGAAAAAGTCGGGCTTGGGATGGGCGTCGTATTGACCGGTCTGACGCTCGGATTAACGATCGCAACAATTGCCACCCCATACGTCGTTCAGTTGTTTCAGCCGCTGATGGGGACGCATGCATGGAAAGCGCCGTTTTTGCTTATGGGGGTGGTTACGTTAGCGGTTGGTGCGATGATGTACAAGTGGATGAGACCAGTTAATTTCATGACCCAGTCGGAGTCTTATGGTCCACCGGTAAGCAAGTTGTTGCAAACCTCTCTCTTGTTCTTGGTCACTATTATGGCTTTATATTATGCCACGAATGCTATGCAATTATCGCCAGCGATGATCGGCCTCGTTTTGACGGCGCTGGCGGTGCTGTATATCGCGTATATTTATAAAACAAAGAGTGAAGAAGTCGGGCCGATCCTAAAAAGCCGCAACTTGTTGCTTTTATATCTTTCGTTCATTCCAGTATTATGGCATCTATGGTTTTACGGCTTTTGGTCAGTGGCGATTGTGCAAGATTTCGGGGGAGGCACGCTCGTTTCAGCGGCATTGATTGCTTCATTTAATGCTATTGCAGGTCTAATTGGCTTTCCGCTTGGGGGAAGATTAGCTGACCGATTTGCTGATGCGGCCAACGGAAAACGTAATGTATTGGCAGTGTTGACGGGGCTGCTGACTGTCTTCATTTTCATCTTTGCCTTTTATGTCATGTCAGGGGGGAGCAATCCGGCAATCATGTCTCTTATTCTATTTACTTCCGGGGTGTTCTTTTTCGCACTTCAACCGGTCAACCATGCCCTTACAGCCGATTTTGCCCCGCCAAAACATAAAGGTGCGGCGTTTGGGATGCTGAATTTGTTCTCCGAAATTGGAGCGTTATTAGCGCCGGTGATTTCGGGGGCCATGCGCGATCATTCAGGAAGTTGGGGAAGTGCATTGTTGCTTGATGGTATTTTAATGGCAGCCAGCTTACTGCTTGTCATCGCTGTAAAGCCTAGTTTAGAAAGTAGACTAACTACTGCAATAAACGCTCAAGAAACAGATGTAAACCACTGA
- a CDS encoding fumarylacetoacetate hydrolase family protein — MKIALFNDFQLGVIVGDVIYEVGSRLFGRLYQGVGFCPMTQLIAEFDAYRPEIENHLHECPAYELADVRLRQPVKKPGKIVAAPVNYVSHQKEMKVEHTARGLGFFLKAPSSIIGPGDTIVLPDPNRRFDHELEFAFVIGKTAKNVKAENAYDYIFGYTGLIDVTLRPDDVHHEERCLRKSFDTFTPMGPWIVTKEEIADPNNVSMVLTVNGEVRQQVNTKEMICSVAELVEIYSHIMTLEPGDIITTGTPDGVGPIHDGDVIHMEIEGVGGYSVHVALASNKAVLR; from the coding sequence ATGAAAATAGCGTTGTTTAACGATTTTCAGCTCGGAGTTATTGTCGGTGATGTCATTTATGAAGTTGGGAGCCGATTGTTCGGCCGCCTTTATCAAGGTGTCGGTTTCTGTCCAATGACGCAGCTAATTGCCGAGTTTGACGCCTATCGTCCAGAAATCGAAAACCATCTGCATGAGTGCCCGGCTTATGAGTTAGCAGATGTTCGGCTGCGCCAGCCAGTGAAAAAACCGGGGAAAATCGTCGCCGCTCCCGTCAACTACGTGTCCCACCAAAAGGAAATGAAAGTGGAGCATACGGCAAGAGGGCTCGGCTTTTTCTTGAAAGCGCCTTCTTCCATCATCGGGCCTGGCGACACGATTGTTTTGCCTGATCCGAACCGCCGTTTCGACCATGAGCTGGAATTCGCATTTGTTATCGGAAAGACTGCGAAAAACGTCAAGGCGGAAAATGCCTACGACTATATATTTGGCTACACCGGGTTGATCGATGTCACGCTGCGTCCGGATGATGTGCATCATGAGGAACGGTGTTTGCGCAAATCGTTCGATACATTCACCCCGATGGGGCCGTGGATCGTGACGAAAGAGGAAATTGCTGATCCAAACAACGTCAGCATGGTGCTAACAGTCAATGGCGAAGTTCGGCAACAGGTCAACACAAAGGAAATGATTTGTTCTGTCGCCGAGTTGGTGGAAATTTATTCGCACATTATGACGCTTGAACCGGGCGATATCATTACGACAGGAACACCGGATGGCGTTGGACCGATTCATGATGGGGATGTCATCCATATGGAAATCGAGGGAGTCGGAGGATACTCCGTTCATGTTGCCTTAGCCTCTAATAAGGCTGTATTGCGGTAA
- a CDS encoding class I adenylate-forming enzyme family protein — MPNMVQDIVEHAAVRYGEKPAIIDGEHALSFAEVNERSLRLAGRLRDLGVQKGDAVAVQLPNSWEFAVAHLALARLGAIMVPVNLVYRQKELSFMFSFAHVKAVIAIDEWKGFDHAEMMESLRQTIQTLQHIIIVGERKRPDHYSFGEMLTGSGLSVDRGEVSPDDPMMMMFTSGTESDPKAVIHTYETFIPAHLHNGREYGLTGDDIMLCLTPMSHMFSLPMILMGLYSGAAQVMLSQFSVERVLDVFSQYGVTFCVAAPAHLIDILKGTDETKAYPSKLRLVLTGGTKIPPWMVESFRQRFRCSIVAQWGMTEIGAGSFTRPNDAPHLASDTVGRPCPTGEIVIFDENQKPLPNGQVGEIGFHGRSLFKGYYKNEAATQQFMTKDGFFLTGDLGWKDEEGYVHYVSRKKDIINRGGLKVHAAEIEEVLLSHPHIRQAAVIAIPDERLGERGCAIVSLKEGTAFSLEDMQQYLLKAGMAKYKLPEYLKIIDELPTTASGKVSKGMLRKQYVQIEVNK, encoded by the coding sequence ATGCCGAATATGGTGCAGGACATTGTTGAACACGCAGCGGTTCGTTATGGGGAGAAGCCCGCCATAATCGATGGTGAGCATGCATTGTCTTTTGCGGAAGTAAACGAACGGTCTTTGCGACTGGCTGGGCGGTTGAGAGATTTAGGTGTGCAAAAAGGCGACGCCGTGGCCGTGCAGTTGCCGAACAGCTGGGAGTTTGCGGTGGCCCATTTAGCCTTGGCGCGTCTTGGAGCCATCATGGTGCCTGTGAATTTAGTGTATCGACAAAAAGAGCTGTCGTTTATGTTTTCGTTTGCCCATGTAAAAGCGGTCATTGCCATTGACGAATGGAAAGGATTCGATCATGCGGAAATGATGGAATCGCTTCGGCAGACGATTCAGACGTTGCAACATATCATCATCGTTGGGGAAAGAAAGCGGCCCGATCACTATAGTTTCGGGGAGATGTTGACAGGCAGCGGGCTTTCGGTGGATCGCGGCGAGGTTTCTCCGGACGATCCAATGATGATGATGTTTACATCGGGAACAGAGTCTGATCCAAAAGCAGTCATCCATACGTATGAGACGTTTATTCCTGCCCATTTGCACAATGGGCGGGAATACGGATTGACAGGTGATGACATCATGCTTTGTTTGACGCCGATGAGCCATATGTTTTCCTTACCGATGATTTTAATGGGCCTTTATAGCGGAGCTGCTCAAGTGATGTTATCGCAATTTTCGGTTGAGCGTGTTTTAGATGTTTTCAGCCAGTACGGAGTAACCTTTTGTGTAGCCGCACCTGCCCATTTGATTGATATATTAAAGGGAACGGATGAAACAAAAGCATATCCATCAAAACTACGTCTTGTCTTAACCGGGGGGACAAAAATCCCGCCTTGGATGGTCGAATCGTTCCGTCAGCGTTTCCGTTGCAGCATCGTCGCCCAATGGGGGATGACGGAAATTGGAGCAGGATCGTTTACGCGGCCGAATGATGCGCCACATCTTGCTTCCGATACAGTCGGCCGGCCGTGCCCGACGGGGGAAATCGTCATTTTTGATGAGAACCAAAAGCCGCTGCCAAATGGGCAAGTAGGGGAGATTGGTTTTCACGGTCGTTCGCTGTTCAAAGGGTACTATAAAAATGAAGCTGCGACTCAGCAATTCATGACCAAAGACGGTTTTTTCCTCACTGGGGATTTAGGATGGAAAGATGAGGAAGGCTACGTTCATTACGTCAGTCGAAAGAAGGACATTATCAACCGTGGCGGACTGAAAGTGCATGCGGCGGAAATTGAGGAAGTGTTGCTTTCGCATCCGCATATTCGCCAAGCGGCAGTGATCGCAATTCCGGACGAACGGCTTGGGGAACGCGGCTGTGCCATTGTATCCTTGAAAGAAGGAACGGCATTTTCTCTTGAAGACATGCAGCAATATTTGCTTAAGGCAGGAATGGCAAAATATAAACTACCTGAATATTTGAAAATCATTGATGAATTGCCGACGACAGCATCGGGAAAAGTGAGCAAAGGAATGTTACGCAAGCAATATGTGCAGATAGAAGTTAATAAGTAG